In Devosia chinhatensis, the following are encoded in one genomic region:
- a CDS encoding fumarylacetoacetate hydrolase family protein — protein MTSNHIPDGVLIGRALLPGFDHPRVVTVRDGQLVDITAPGRATVRDIAESGHAADYVKNAKGDAVGSLDALLADALAAQSDGAAPRLLAPIDLQAIKASGVTFVVSLLERVIEEQARGDKARAEALRGDILALVGTDLSQLVPGSEDAAKVKAALIEKGVWSQYLEVGIGPDAEIFTKAQPMSAVGHGADVGLHPVSTWNNPEPEVALLVTSKGEIIGATLGNDVNLRDVEGRSALLLGKAKDNNASASLGPFVRLFDGDFSLETVKQAEIALRVEGEDGFVLDGRSNMAEISRTPESLVAATIGDHHQYPDGLVLYLGTMFAPVQDRDGAGKGFTHKIGDIVSISTPSLGTLSNRVNLSTKCAPWTYGASHLLRDLARANLL, from the coding sequence ATGACCAGCAATCATATTCCTGACGGCGTCCTGATTGGTCGCGCCCTGCTGCCGGGTTTTGATCACCCCCGGGTGGTGACGGTTCGCGACGGCCAATTGGTCGATATCACAGCGCCTGGGCGAGCCACGGTTCGCGACATTGCCGAGAGCGGGCACGCCGCCGACTATGTGAAGAACGCAAAGGGCGACGCTGTCGGTTCGCTTGACGCTCTGCTGGCCGATGCGCTCGCCGCACAATCGGATGGAGCGGCTCCCCGTCTCCTCGCGCCGATCGACCTGCAGGCCATTAAGGCCTCGGGCGTTACCTTCGTGGTGTCCCTGCTGGAGCGGGTGATCGAGGAGCAGGCGCGCGGCGACAAAGCACGCGCCGAGGCGTTGCGCGGTGACATCCTGGCGCTGGTGGGCACCGATCTCAGCCAGCTGGTTCCCGGCTCGGAAGACGCCGCCAAGGTCAAGGCCGCCCTGATCGAAAAGGGCGTCTGGAGCCAGTATCTTGAAGTGGGCATCGGTCCAGACGCCGAAATCTTCACGAAGGCCCAGCCGATGAGCGCGGTGGGCCACGGCGCCGATGTCGGGCTGCATCCGGTATCGACCTGGAACAATCCCGAGCCGGAAGTGGCGCTGCTGGTGACAAGCAAGGGCGAGATCATCGGTGCCACGCTGGGCAATGACGTCAATCTGCGTGACGTGGAAGGCCGGTCCGCATTGTTGCTTGGCAAGGCCAAGGACAACAATGCCTCGGCATCGCTGGGCCCGTTCGTCCGGTTGTTCGACGGTGATTTCTCGCTCGAAACCGTCAAGCAGGCCGAAATCGCGCTGCGCGTCGAAGGCGAAGACGGTTTCGTTCTGGATGGCCGCTCGAACATGGCCGAGATCTCCCGCACGCCCGAATCCCTGGTCGCCGCCACGATTGGCGATCACCACCAATATCCGGACGGGCTGGTGCTCTATCTCGGCACGATGTTCGCGCCGGTGCAGGACCGCGACGGGGCCGGCAAGGGCTTTACCCACAAGATCGGTGACATCGTCTCCATATCGACACCGAGCCTGGGTACACTTTCCAATCGCGTGAACCTATCTACCAAATGTGCGCCATGGACCTATGGCGCCAGTCATTTGCTGCGCGACCTGGCTCGCGCCAACCTCCTCTAG
- a CDS encoding sulfite exporter TauE/SafE family protein, translating into MDLAMLASYWPFMLAMVVTGMVSGVAAGLLGIGGGAVIVPALANSLLLMGYDAEVVQHVAVGTSLAIIIPTGIMSARAHAKRGALDGQVLRLWVPFIVAGTFIGGLMAGLFSGDVLRIVFAVLAFVIAANIVFGFQTRLMGHLKDAAWVHRLSAFVVGYLSSLMGIGGGSLTVPTLVAFGRSMHNAVGTSAAIGVAIALSGTAGFLISGWSVDGLPPASIGYINLPALVLVGVLAAALAPVGAALAHKLDQKTLKYIFAIFLVAVGLNMLWKVIGG; encoded by the coding sequence ATGGATCTGGCGATGCTGGCCAGTTACTGGCCGTTCATGCTGGCCATGGTGGTTACCGGCATGGTGTCGGGCGTGGCCGCAGGGCTGCTGGGGATCGGGGGAGGGGCCGTCATCGTCCCGGCGCTCGCCAATTCGCTGCTGCTCATGGGCTATGACGCGGAAGTGGTACAGCATGTCGCGGTGGGCACGTCGCTGGCGATCATCATTCCCACCGGAATTATGAGTGCCCGTGCCCATGCCAAGCGCGGTGCGCTGGACGGACAGGTGCTGCGGCTCTGGGTGCCCTTCATCGTCGCAGGCACCTTCATCGGCGGTCTCATGGCGGGCCTCTTCTCCGGCGACGTCCTGCGCATTGTCTTTGCCGTGCTGGCCTTCGTCATCGCGGCCAATATCGTCTTCGGGTTCCAGACCCGACTGATGGGGCACCTCAAGGATGCAGCATGGGTGCATCGGCTCTCCGCGTTCGTCGTGGGCTATCTGTCCTCGCTGATGGGCATTGGCGGGGGATCGCTGACCGTGCCGACGCTGGTCGCGTTCGGGCGCAGCATGCACAATGCGGTTGGCACATCGGCGGCGATTGGCGTCGCCATTGCCCTGTCCGGCACCGCGGGCTTCCTGATTTCGGGGTGGAGCGTGGATGGCCTGCCGCCGGCCAGCATCGGGTATATCAACCTGCCGGCGCTGGTGCTGGTGGGCGTGCTGGCAGCCGCCCTTGCGCCGGTGGGCGCCGCGCTGGCGCACAAACTGGATCAGAAGACGCTCAAATACATCTTCGCGATTTTCCTGGTCGCGGTTGGGCTCAACATGCTCTGGAAGGTGATCGGCGGCTGA
- a CDS encoding secondary thiamine-phosphate synthase enzyme YjbQ: MEQITDIVRLETRGQGLYEMTSSVRQLVSRSAIATGLLTVFVRHTSCSLLIQENADPDVQTDLNGFFRRLVPEGMDWLVHTTEGPDDMPAHIKSALTQTSIGIPVVEGRLALGTWQGLYLFEHRRRPHQRDVVLHLIGEK, translated from the coding sequence ATGGAGCAAATAACCGACATCGTCAGGCTCGAAACGCGCGGCCAGGGTCTTTACGAGATGACGTCGTCCGTACGCCAGCTGGTTTCACGCAGCGCCATCGCCACCGGCCTCCTCACTGTCTTTGTGCGCCACACCTCCTGTTCGCTGCTGATCCAGGAAAATGCCGATCCAGACGTGCAGACCGATCTCAACGGGTTTTTTCGAAGGCTGGTGCCGGAGGGGATGGACTGGCTGGTGCATACGACCGAAGGTCCGGACGACATGCCGGCACATATCAAGTCTGCCCTGACCCAGACGTCCATTGGCATTCCTGTCGTCGAGGGCAGACTGGCACTGGGTACCTGGCAGGGCCTTTACCTTTTCGAGCATCGCCGTCGCCCACATCAGCGGGACGTCGTGCTGCACCTTATCGGAGAAAAATGA
- a CDS encoding SIMPL domain-containing protein — MRALSVLAPLALLATTLPAFAGDITIEGRGEVRAAPDMATISSGVTTQGATAREALDANTEAMSELIAALKDAGIESRDIQTSGFSVNPNYVYSDARDELGYTLPPRINGYQVANSVTVVVRDLEELGAILDKSVTVGANTVNGVTFSVADPSQLLDEARRAAFADARTRAELYADVAGAQLGALESITERQDFNGPQPYPMYARAEAQAAADVPVEAGEMTFAITVNVAWNLDETAD; from the coding sequence ATGCGCGCCCTCAGCGTCCTCGCCCCACTTGCCCTTCTGGCCACTACGCTGCCGGCCTTTGCTGGCGATATCACCATTGAAGGGCGTGGCGAAGTGCGTGCCGCCCCCGATATGGCGACCATCAGTTCGGGTGTGACCACTCAGGGCGCCACGGCCCGTGAGGCGCTCGATGCGAATACCGAGGCAATGAGCGAACTGATCGCCGCGCTCAAGGATGCCGGCATCGAGTCCCGCGACATCCAGACCTCGGGCTTCTCGGTCAATCCGAACTATGTCTATTCCGACGCGCGAGACGAGCTCGGCTATACCCTGCCGCCGCGCATCAACGGCTATCAGGTCGCAAATTCGGTGACCGTGGTCGTCCGCGATCTCGAAGAACTCGGGGCCATTCTCGACAAATCGGTCACTGTCGGCGCCAATACCGTCAACGGCGTTACCTTCTCGGTCGCCGATCCTTCCCAATTGCTCGATGAAGCCCGCCGCGCCGCGTTTGCCGATGCCCGGACGCGCGCCGAACTTTATGCTGACGTCGCCGGTGCGCAGCTGGGCGCTCTTGAATCCATCACCGAGCGGCAGGATTTCAATGGCCCTCAGCCCTATCCGATGTATGCAAGGGCAGAAGCCCAGGCGGCCGCGGATGTGCCCGTCGAGGCCGGCGAAATGACCTTTGCCATCACCGTCAACGTGGCCTGGAATTTGGACGAGACCGCCGACTAA